Part of the bacterium genome, GCACCGAGCTGCTGGAGCTCATGACGGGCTACGGCCCGGTGGACTACCTGTTCTACGACGGTTGCCCGCCGGTGAACACCTGGGACCCGGCGGAGGTCAATGCCCAAATCCGGCGGCGGCAGCCGGGCATTCTCATCAGCAGCCGCTGCGGGCTGCCCGAGGATGTGGACAGCGCCGAGCAGCACACCATCGCCGACCCGGGCAAGCTGTGGGAAAGCTGCATGACCGCCAACGGGAGCTGGGGCTACAACGCCGGCGACCCGGACTGGAAGACCGCGCGGCAGGTTGTGCAGACGCTGGCGATATGCGCGCACAACGGGGGGAACCTGCTCTTCAACATGGGGCCCGACGGACACGGGCGCATCCCGCCCGAGGGGCAGCGGCTGCTGGGCGAGGTAGGGCGGTGGCTCGAGCGCAACGGCGAGGCGATCTACGGCACCGACCCGCATCCGTTCGACTACCAGGACCAGCGGCTCACCACCAGCCGGGGGAACACGGCGTACTTCGCGCTGTTCCATTACCACGGGCCGGCGACGACGCTGATCAGCATCGCGAACGAAGTGCAGGGTGTGCGCGTGCTGGGGACGGGGCAGGAGGTGGCGTTCCGGCAGGAGGGCCCGCGGCTGTTCCTGGAGGGGCTGCCGGTCGCGTCGCCCGACCCGATCATGACGGTGCTGGCCGTCGAACTCGACGGCCCGCCGCGGGCGCTGCCGCACCCGTTGCTGGACCGGAGCAAGTACGAAGTGTAGGAGGTCGCGATGGCAACGCCGCGGGAGGTTCTGGAGCAGGCGGACGGCATGGAGTTGGTGGATGAGGACGGCAACAAGTCAACCATCGAGCTACTCCCGCCGCTCGCCGCGACTGAGATGGCCAAGCTCGAGGAGCGGATCGGGCCGCTGCCTGAGGACGTGCGCGAGCTACTCGAGTTCAGCCGTGGCTTCTCTGGCGTGATGGAGTCCGTGGACCTGTACGGACAGCACGACTACTTCAGCGCGCGAGAGGCGTTCCCCCATGGGCATCCCATCGCCTCCGATGGGTTCGGCAACTTCTGGGTGGTGGACGTGCGCCCCGGGGCCGCAACGTGGGACGGCATCTTCTTCGCCTGCCATGACCCGGCGGTGTTCGTGTTCCAGACGGACTCCCTGGCCGAGTTCCTGGCCGAGGTGATCCGCTTTGGCAACCCTCCCTGGGAGAGTGCGATCAACGATGTGCATGAGGACCACGCCATGCGCATCTGGCACGAGAAGTCACGAGGCCTGACCGTGGCGGACAGCCTCGCCTCGGACGACGACACGCTCGCGGAGTTCGCCGCGACGTTGGACGACACGTTCGAGATCTTCGACCTGCGCGAGGCAGGCTGCGGCGACGGCTTCGCGTGGGGGAGGTACGGACCATGCACCGTCCTCCGGCGGCACGGCATGGAGCGCCTCTTCGCCATCCAGATACCTCCCCGCAAGCCGTCGCTGTTAGGCAGGCTGTTCGGCCGTTCGGCCAAGGCGGGTGGACCTGGACCGCGACAAGCACAAGATCTGAGGTGATGCCGCCTTGCGCATCCTCGCATTCATTGCCCTTCCACTCGCGCTCGTCTCTGTCGCCCTGGCCGACATTGAGGTCGGGGGGATTGTGCTCAAGGAAGGCCCGCAGGACCTTGTGCAGGTCAAGGCCAGCGAATGGGCCTGGGGGGGCGGGGCCGAGAGCTACCCCTGCATCTCCTTTGTCCTCAAGTCCGGCCGCTTCACCTATCAGATCCGCCATGACCGCAAGTCCGGCAATGGCACCGTCGGGCTGTCGCTGCCGACCCAGTGCAACTGGTACCAGGCGGGCATGATGCACCTGCTGCTGGACGGCAAGCGGTTCGAGCTGCTGCCGGCCAACGGGGAGACCGTGCAGACCGTGTCCGGGCGCAAGGGGATGGTGCGGCTGGGGTGGGAGAACGAACAGGCGAAGCTGCAGATGACCTTCGTCCTCGTGGCGGGCGAGGACCGGCTGTTTGCGGAGATGCTGCTGGAGCCGAAGACGCCGCTGCACGAGCTCGCCGTGGACTTCCAGAACTACGTCTCCGGCTTCAACCGCGAGCCGAAGCATGTGCTGTGGACGCCGGTGCGGACGCTCGACCAACCCGGGCGGCAGGCCCTCGATGTCGGCAAGGAAAGCGCGGTGTTCTTCAGCGATGTAGCCCTCGACCCCGAGACCAACCCCGCCGCCGCCGGGCCCAGCGCCTTCGTGTTCGACGCGACGCAGGCGACCGGGGCGTTCGTCAATGTCGGCGGCTACGGCGTCAGCGGGCGGATCACATACAAGCCCGAGGCGCGGCGGCTCCGGTTCTGCCTATGGGAGTATCCCGCGCGCGGGAATGCCGAGGCGCTGGAAGCCTTCCGCGGCGCGTACCGGCAGGCCGCCGAGGAGATGATGCAGCCCGGCCTGTTTGATGTGCCGGCCGGGGAAGGGGGTGCGAGATGATACGAGCCCATCTGCTACTCCCAAGGTCAGTAGGGCAGGCGGCTCGCCTGCCCGCGCGGGCGAGGCCGCCCGCGCTACTAGCGTATGTC contains:
- a CDS encoding SMI1/KNR4 family protein — translated: MATPREVLEQADGMELVDEDGNKSTIELLPPLAATEMAKLEERIGPLPEDVRELLEFSRGFSGVMESVDLYGQHDYFSAREAFPHGHPIASDGFGNFWVVDVRPGAATWDGIFFACHDPAVFVFQTDSLAEFLAEVIRFGNPPWESAINDVHEDHAMRIWHEKSRGLTVADSLASDDDTLAEFAATLDDTFEIFDLREAGCGDGFAWGRYGPCTVLRRHGMERLFAIQIPPRKPSLLGRLFGRSAKAGGPGPRQAQDLR
- a CDS encoding alpha-L-fucosidase, with the translated sequence MTPDTSWFREARYGMFIHFGLYSVLGRHEWAMCHERIPVDEYRRLTAGFSPDADCTTQWANLAAQSGMRYVCLTARHHDGFSLFPTATDDYHSGSLLGRDLVGEYVEACRAAGLRVGIYYSVLDWSDPRCVAGPKGDRAGWDAFIGDCRTELLELMTGYGPVDYLFYDGCPPVNTWDPAEVNAQIRRRQPGILISSRCGLPEDVDSAEQHTIADPGKLWESCMTANGSWGYNAGDPDWKTARQVVQTLAICAHNGGNLLFNMGPDGHGRIPPEGQRLLGEVGRWLERNGEAIYGTDPHPFDYQDQRLTTSRGNTAYFALFHYHGPATTLISIANEVQGVRVLGTGQEVAFRQEGPRLFLEGLPVASPDPIMTVLAVELDGPPRALPHPLLDRSKYEV